A single Hippopotamus amphibius kiboko isolate mHipAmp2 chromosome 5, mHipAmp2.hap2, whole genome shotgun sequence DNA region contains:
- the SIRT1 gene encoding NAD-dependent protein deacetylase sirtuin-1 isoform X4 — protein sequence MFDIEYFRKDPRPFFKFAKEIYPGQFQPSLCHKFIALSDKEGKLLRNYTQNIDTLEQVAGIQRIIQCHGSFATASCLICKYKVDCEAVRGDIFNQVVPRCPRCPADEPLAIMKPEIVFFGENLPEQFHRAMKYDKDEVDLLIVIGSSLKVRPVALIPSSIPHEVPQILINREPLPHLHFDVELLGDCDVIINELCHRLGGEYAKLCCNPVKLLEITEKPPRTQKELAHLSELPPTPLNISEGSSSPERTSPPDSSMIVTQILDQETKSSIDDPGVSESKDCVEEKSQEVQTSIRSTESVSEQLESPDLKNVASNTGEKNERTSVAETVRKCWPARLAKEQISKRLDGNQYLFLPPNRYIFHGAEVYSDSEDDVLSSSSCGSNSDSGTCQSPSLEEPMEDESEIEEFYNGLEDDADVNERVGGTGFGANGGNQEAVNEVSMKQEATSINYPSNKS from the exons GAAATATATCCTGGGCAATTCCAACCATCTCTTTGTCACAAATTCATAGCCTTGTCAGATAAGGAAGGAAAACTACTTCGCAACTATACTCAGAACATAGATACACTGGAACAGGTTGCAGGAATCCAAAGGATAATTCAGTGTCATG GTTCCTTTGCAACAGCATCTTGCCTGATTTGTAAATATAAAGTTGACTGTGAAGCTGTACGAGGAGATATTTTTAATCAG GTGGTTCCTCGATGTCCTAGGTGTCCAGCTGATGAACCACTTGCTATCATGAAACCAGAGattgtcttttttggtgaaaatTTACCAGAACAGTTTCATAGAGCCATGAAGTATGACAAAGATGAAGTTGATCTTCTCATTGTTATTGGGTCTTCCCTGAAAGTAAGACCAGTAGCACTAATTCCAA GTTCCATACCCCATGAAGTGCCTCAGATATTAATTAATAGGGAACCTTTGCCTCATCTGCATTTTGATGTAGAGCTTCTTGGAGACTGTGATGTCATTATTAATGAATTGTGTCACAGGTTAGGTGGTGAATATGCCAAACTTTGCTGCAACCCTGTAAAGCTTTTAGAAATTACTGAAAAACCTCCACGAACACAAAAAGAGTTGGCTCATTTGTCAGAGTTGCCACCCACACCCCTCAATATTTCAGAAGGCTCGAGTTCACCAGAAAGAACTTCACCACCAGATTCTTCAATGATTGTCACTCAAATTTTAGACCAAGAAACAAAGAGTAGTATTGATGATCCAGGTGTGTCAGAATCAAAAGACTGTGTCGAAGAAAAATCACAGGAAGTACAGACTTCTATTAGGAGCACTGAAAGTGTCAGTGAACAGTTGGAGAGTCCGGATTTGAAGAATGTTGCCTCCAATactggggagaaaaatgaaagaacttcAGTTGCTGAAACAGTGAGAAAATGCTGGCCAGCTAGACTCGCAAAGGAGCAGATTAGCAAACGGCTTGATG GTAATCAATATCTGTTTTTACCACCAAACCGTTATATTTTCCATGGCGCTGAGGTATATTCAGACTCTGAAGATGATGTCTTATCCTCTAGTTCTTGTGGCAGTAACAGTGATAGTGGAACATGCCAGAGTCCAAGTTTAGAAGAACCCATGGAGGATGAAAGTGAGATTGAAGAATTTTATAATGGTTTGGAAGATGATGCTGACGTTAATGAGAGAGTGGGAGGAACTGGATTTGGAGCTAATGGAGGTAATCAAGAGGCAGTTAATGAAGTATCCATGAAACAGGAAGCAACAAGCATTAACTATCCATCAAACAAATCATAA
- the SIRT1 gene encoding NAD-dependent protein deacetylase sirtuin-1 isoform X5, producing the protein MCLCSGRKTILEIYPGQFQPSLCHKFIALSDKEGKLLRNYTQNIDTLEQVAGIQRIIQCHGSFATASCLICKYKVDCEAVRGDIFNQVVPRCPRCPADEPLAIMKPEIVFFGENLPEQFHRAMKYDKDEVDLLIVIGSSLKVRPVALIPSSIPHEVPQILINREPLPHLHFDVELLGDCDVIINELCHRLGGEYAKLCCNPVKLLEITEKPPRTQKELAHLSELPPTPLNISEGSSSPERTSPPDSSMIVTQILDQETKSSIDDPGVSESKDCVEEKSQEVQTSIRSTESVSEQLESPDLKNVASNTGEKNERTSVAETVRKCWPARLAKEQISKRLDGNQYLFLPPNRYIFHGAEVYSDSEDDVLSSSSCGSNSDSGTCQSPSLEEPMEDESEIEEFYNGLEDDADVNERVGGTGFGANGGNQEAVNEVSMKQEATSINYPSNKS; encoded by the exons ATGTGCCTGTGCAGTGGAAGGAAAACAATTTTG GAAATATATCCTGGGCAATTCCAACCATCTCTTTGTCACAAATTCATAGCCTTGTCAGATAAGGAAGGAAAACTACTTCGCAACTATACTCAGAACATAGATACACTGGAACAGGTTGCAGGAATCCAAAGGATAATTCAGTGTCATG GTTCCTTTGCAACAGCATCTTGCCTGATTTGTAAATATAAAGTTGACTGTGAAGCTGTACGAGGAGATATTTTTAATCAG GTGGTTCCTCGATGTCCTAGGTGTCCAGCTGATGAACCACTTGCTATCATGAAACCAGAGattgtcttttttggtgaaaatTTACCAGAACAGTTTCATAGAGCCATGAAGTATGACAAAGATGAAGTTGATCTTCTCATTGTTATTGGGTCTTCCCTGAAAGTAAGACCAGTAGCACTAATTCCAA GTTCCATACCCCATGAAGTGCCTCAGATATTAATTAATAGGGAACCTTTGCCTCATCTGCATTTTGATGTAGAGCTTCTTGGAGACTGTGATGTCATTATTAATGAATTGTGTCACAGGTTAGGTGGTGAATATGCCAAACTTTGCTGCAACCCTGTAAAGCTTTTAGAAATTACTGAAAAACCTCCACGAACACAAAAAGAGTTGGCTCATTTGTCAGAGTTGCCACCCACACCCCTCAATATTTCAGAAGGCTCGAGTTCACCAGAAAGAACTTCACCACCAGATTCTTCAATGATTGTCACTCAAATTTTAGACCAAGAAACAAAGAGTAGTATTGATGATCCAGGTGTGTCAGAATCAAAAGACTGTGTCGAAGAAAAATCACAGGAAGTACAGACTTCTATTAGGAGCACTGAAAGTGTCAGTGAACAGTTGGAGAGTCCGGATTTGAAGAATGTTGCCTCCAATactggggagaaaaatgaaagaacttcAGTTGCTGAAACAGTGAGAAAATGCTGGCCAGCTAGACTCGCAAAGGAGCAGATTAGCAAACGGCTTGATG GTAATCAATATCTGTTTTTACCACCAAACCGTTATATTTTCCATGGCGCTGAGGTATATTCAGACTCTGAAGATGATGTCTTATCCTCTAGTTCTTGTGGCAGTAACAGTGATAGTGGAACATGCCAGAGTCCAAGTTTAGAAGAACCCATGGAGGATGAAAGTGAGATTGAAGAATTTTATAATGGTTTGGAAGATGATGCTGACGTTAATGAGAGAGTGGGAGGAACTGGATTTGGAGCTAATGGAGGTAATCAAGAGGCAGTTAATGAAGTATCCATGAAACAGGAAGCAACAAGCATTAACTATCCATCAAACAAATCATAA